Proteins encoded within one genomic window of Vulgatibacter sp.:
- a CDS encoding 1-acyl-sn-glycerol-3-phosphate acyltransferase yields the protein MALPPDNADTSSPNVPFAIAARIAAAQARYHRAQLEGAEHLPGGPALVVANHGLYGLDTPVFFYLVWRATGRAPVGLAERYLCALPPMRAALEAIGGVLGTRENALRMLGEGRLVVCYPGGAREVFKAREARHRLAWERALGWVRVAQAAQVPIVPVAGAGIDDTYRVVAKMRPLALLAGHEKYAVPLAVGLGAAPLPARFRFRIGAPFPPPAPRAGEAALHALREQVAGWIETQLEELEDVH from the coding sequence ATGGCTCTGCCTCCGGACAACGCCGACACCAGCAGCCCGAACGTGCCCTTCGCCATCGCCGCGCGGATCGCCGCGGCGCAGGCGCGCTACCACCGGGCGCAGCTCGAGGGCGCCGAGCATCTGCCCGGGGGACCTGCGCTGGTGGTGGCCAACCACGGGCTCTACGGCCTCGACACCCCGGTCTTCTTCTATCTGGTGTGGAGGGCCACCGGCCGCGCCCCGGTGGGGCTGGCGGAGCGCTACCTCTGCGCGCTGCCCCCGATGCGGGCGGCCCTCGAGGCGATCGGCGGCGTCCTCGGCACCCGCGAGAACGCGCTGCGGATGCTCGGCGAGGGGCGGCTGGTGGTCTGCTACCCCGGGGGCGCCCGCGAGGTCTTCAAGGCGAGGGAGGCGCGGCACCGCCTCGCCTGGGAGCGCGCGCTGGGGTGGGTGCGCGTGGCGCAGGCGGCGCAGGTGCCCATCGTTCCGGTGGCGGGTGCGGGAATCGACGATACCTACCGGGTGGTGGCGAAGATGCGGCCTCTGGCGCTGCTGGCCGGCCACGAGAAATATGCCGTGCCGCTGGCGGTGGGACTGGGTGCCGCGCCGCTGCCGGCGCGCTTTCGTTTCCGGATCGGTGCGCCCTTTCCGCCCCCTGCGCCGCGGGCGGGCGAGGCGGCGCTCCACGCCTTGCGGGAGCAGGTGGCGGGCTGGATCGAAACGCAGCTCGAGGAGCTCGAGGATGTCCACTGA
- a CDS encoding FAD-dependent oxidoreductase produces the protein MRAQPTIAIVGAGYGGLTALGRILQLLPHARLLLVEPGELHVERARLHRALRGEPVAWRLEECLPPGVRWIRERAVEVGAHFVRTQNERIPADHVIVAAGARPRKAPTPAISAWDLAGIRRIRRQLRDETRVVVLGGGLTGIEVACAIATRFRGKNQVELRDRGSLLLPNLPASVRTAVEAALEKLHVEVRLGLDEPPPPNVVAVAATGADPCAIPGEGALRVGDADPFNRLRCAQIARLQGQRAAAEVARLHGVNVQLPQVEMLGQVIDLGAAGATGWVTAGGMQLPLPAPAAALGLEAVAVRHRAFLRTLPFFSGRAENDAGPGLARSIFERLASPATGPAP, from the coding sequence ATGAGAGCCCAGCCCACGATCGCCATTGTCGGAGCAGGCTACGGCGGTCTCACTGCTCTGGGCAGGATCCTCCAGCTCCTGCCGCACGCCCGCCTGCTCCTCGTGGAGCCGGGTGAGCTCCACGTCGAACGGGCGCGGCTCCACCGGGCCCTGCGGGGCGAGCCGGTGGCGTGGCGCCTCGAGGAGTGCCTGCCGCCCGGGGTGCGCTGGATCCGGGAGCGGGCGGTGGAGGTCGGCGCCCACTTCGTCCGCACGCAGAACGAGCGCATACCGGCAGACCACGTGATCGTCGCCGCCGGCGCAAGGCCGCGCAAAGCGCCCACACCCGCCATCTCCGCCTGGGATCTCGCGGGCATCCGCCGCATCCGCCGCCAGCTGCGCGACGAGACCCGCGTGGTGGTCCTCGGCGGCGGCCTCACCGGCATCGAGGTCGCCTGCGCCATCGCCACCCGTTTCCGCGGAAAGAACCAGGTCGAGCTCCGCGACCGCGGCTCGCTCCTGCTCCCCAACCTGCCTGCGTCGGTCCGCACCGCGGTCGAGGCGGCGCTCGAGAAGCTCCACGTCGAGGTGCGCCTCGGCCTGGACGAGCCGCCGCCCCCGAACGTCGTCGCGGTGGCAGCGACGGGCGCCGATCCCTGCGCCATCCCCGGCGAGGGGGCGCTGCGGGTCGGCGACGCCGACCCCTTCAACCGCCTCCGCTGCGCGCAGATCGCAAGGCTCCAGGGCCAGCGCGCCGCGGCGGAAGTCGCCCGCCTCCACGGCGTGAACGTGCAGCTACCGCAGGTGGAAATGCTCGGCCAGGTGATCGATCTCGGCGCCGCCGGCGCCACCGGCTGGGTCACAGCCGGCGGCATGCAGCTCCCCCTCCCCGCCCCCGCCGCGGCGCTGGGGCTCGAGGCGGTGGCGGTGCGCCACCGGGCCTTCCTCCGCACCCTGCCCTTCTTCTCGGGCAGGGCGGAGAACGACGCCGGCCCGGGGCTGGCGCGTTCGATCTTCGAGCGGCTGGCGTCCCCCGCCACCGGCCCCGCTCCCTAG
- a CDS encoding ribonucleotide-diphosphate reductase subunit beta produces the protein MRLLDPGMKLTLRPMAYPQFYEMYKAAIANTWTVEEVDFATDLVDLRSRVTPGERHLIHRLVAFFATGDSIVANNLVLNLYRHINAPEARMYLSRQVYEEALHVQFYLTLLDTYVPDQAERAAAFAAVEQITSIRAKASFCMRWIDSIHGVERLGSASERRAFLRNLIAFACCVEGLFFFAAFAYVYFLRSRGLFHGLASGTNWVFRDESAHMAFALSVIETVRREEPSLFDAGLEADVVRMLEEAIEAEVLFAEDLLGLGVAGLSVRDVRTYLEYVADQRLLLLGMQPRWGSRNPFPFMELQDVQELTNFFERRVSAYQVGVSGEVVFDAAF, from the coding sequence GTGAGGCTCCTCGATCCCGGCATGAAGCTCACCCTGCGGCCGATGGCCTACCCGCAATTCTACGAGATGTACAAGGCCGCCATCGCCAATACCTGGACCGTCGAGGAGGTCGACTTCGCCACCGACCTCGTCGATCTGCGCAGCAGGGTCACGCCTGGCGAGCGCCACCTGATCCACCGGCTGGTGGCCTTCTTCGCCACCGGCGATTCGATCGTCGCCAACAACCTGGTCCTGAACCTCTACCGCCACATCAACGCGCCCGAGGCGCGGATGTACCTGTCGCGCCAGGTCTACGAGGAGGCGCTGCACGTGCAGTTCTACCTCACGCTCCTCGACACCTACGTGCCCGACCAGGCCGAGCGCGCCGCTGCTTTTGCCGCTGTGGAGCAGATCACCTCGATCCGCGCCAAGGCCTCGTTCTGCATGCGCTGGATCGACTCCATCCACGGCGTGGAGCGACTCGGGAGCGCTTCCGAGCGGCGGGCGTTCCTGCGCAACCTCATCGCCTTCGCCTGCTGCGTCGAGGGGCTCTTCTTCTTCGCCGCGTTCGCCTACGTCTACTTCCTCCGCTCGCGCGGGCTCTTCCACGGCCTCGCCTCCGGTACCAACTGGGTCTTCCGCGACGAGAGCGCCCACATGGCCTTTGCGCTCTCGGTGATCGAGACCGTGCGGCGGGAGGAGCCTTCCCTCTTCGACGCGGGGCTCGAGGCCGACGTGGTGCGGATGCTCGAGGAGGCGATCGAGGCGGAGGTGCTCTTCGCCGAGGATCTGCTCGGTCTCGGCGTGGCCGGGCTCTCGGTCCGCGACGTGCGCACCTACCTCGAATACGTCGCCGATCAGCGGCTGCTCCTGCTCGGGATGCAGCCGCGGTGGGGGAGCCGCAATCCCTTCCCCTTCATGGAGCTGCAGGACGTGCAGGAGCTCACCAACTTCTTCGAGCGGCGGGTCTCCGCCTACCAGGTGGGGGTGAGCGGCGAGGTGGTCTTTGACGCGGCGTTCTAG
- a CDS encoding alpha/beta fold hydrolase has product MSTERPVLPTRGEIPEGFRLAFRDEEVDGLPLRRFLFPDGLHDPARAVVCVPGLAASGRSFARQAPLARRFDLRPLTGPLAMPFPGNPIESLARVLVDYLHRLDRPVLLGTSFGSLVAISAAAQLGQRISGLVLVSALASGMMVPRRYAAFSGAMLAPRPLAWLAAPAAARVIGGPDLDEAARRELVRESRLISSAEMFRRVSAVLSTDLFALLPRLQVPVLLVHGTKDRVIPLRSARKLADHLPAGRYFEIRGAGHTPYLSHPVQFNDLFGGFLEQVLPAAAPSVHAP; this is encoded by the coding sequence ATGTCCACTGAACGCCCGGTGTTGCCGACGCGCGGGGAGATCCCCGAGGGCTTCCGCCTCGCCTTCCGCGACGAGGAGGTCGACGGCCTGCCGCTGCGGCGCTTCCTCTTTCCCGACGGGCTCCACGATCCCGCGCGGGCGGTGGTCTGCGTTCCCGGCCTCGCGGCGTCGGGGCGCTCCTTTGCCAGGCAGGCGCCCCTCGCGCGGCGCTTCGATCTGCGGCCGCTGACCGGGCCGCTCGCGATGCCCTTTCCCGGCAATCCGATCGAGAGCCTGGCGCGGGTGCTGGTCGACTACCTCCACCGGCTCGATCGCCCCGTCCTCCTCGGCACCTCCTTCGGCTCGCTGGTGGCGATCAGCGCCGCGGCGCAGCTCGGGCAGCGGATCTCGGGGCTGGTCCTCGTCTCCGCGCTGGCGAGCGGGATGATGGTGCCCCGCCGCTACGCCGCCTTCTCCGGCGCCATGCTCGCGCCGCGGCCGCTGGCCTGGCTCGCCGCCCCGGCGGCGGCGCGGGTGATCGGCGGGCCCGATCTGGACGAGGCGGCGCGCCGGGAGCTGGTCCGCGAGTCGCGGCTGATCTCTTCCGCGGAAATGTTCCGGCGGGTGAGCGCGGTGCTCTCCACCGATCTCTTCGCGCTGCTGCCGCGGCTCCAGGTGCCCGTGCTCCTCGTCCACGGGACGAAGGACCGGGTGATCCCGCTGCGGTCGGCGCGGAAGCTGGCGGACCACCTGCCGGCAGGGCGCTATTTCGAGATCCGGGGGGCGGGGCACACGCCCTATTTGAGCCACCCGGTGCAATTCAACGACCTCTTCGGTGGGTTCCTGGAGCAGGTGCTGCCTGCGGCGGCGCCGTCGGTCCATGCGCCTTGA
- a CDS encoding ribonucleoside-diphosphate reductase subunit alpha: MTDGAPAVTMRVRKRDGSLEPVELEKIVRRVRRCSDGLEHVDPLRVATRTVSGLYDGATTRELDQLSIQTAAALTAEEPGYARLAARLLSVFVEEEVRGQGIESFSASIAHGHELGLVAPRLARLVAAHAEALDAAIDPARDRHFEYFGLRTLADRYLLRHPHSRAVIETPQQFFLRVAVAVSDSIEEAIRLYGLFSRLEYLPSSPTLFNAGTSHEQLSSCFLLDSPDDSLEAIYARYRDIALLSKFSGGIGVAWHRVRSAGSLIRSTNGHSNGIVPWLKTLDASVAAVNQGGKRKGAACVYLEPWHADVEDFLELRDNTGDGGRRAHHLNLANWIPDLFMRRVEAGGRWSLFDPATVPTLPDLWGEAFDRAYEAAEEAGLAVRTVDARELFGRMMRTLAQTGNGWMTFKDPCNARCNQVGEGRTVHLSNLCTEIVEVTGGGEVAVCNLGSVNLGRFVAGGAFDFARLEETVQVAVRQLDNVIDRNLYPVPEAARSNQRWRPVGLGVMGLQDVFFQLGLPFDGPEARALSRRIAESIYLAALSASCDLAAERGAHPAFGETRAAAGQLQFDLWGAEASDLRWAGVRARIDEHGLRNSLLVAIAPTATIASIAGCYECIEPQVSNLFKRETLSGEFLVINRYLVEELRGRGLWTEAVRNRIKLAEGSVQGIEEIPAAVRAVYRTAWELPMRSLIDMAAERGPFVDQSQSLNLFVESPSIGVLSSMYLYAWKRGLKTTYYLRSRPATRIAKATVAPAAAASAVACSLENPESCEACQ; encoded by the coding sequence ATGACGGATGGAGCCCCCGCGGTGACGATGCGGGTGCGCAAGCGGGACGGAAGCCTCGAGCCGGTGGAGCTCGAGAAGATCGTGCGGCGGGTGCGGCGCTGCAGCGACGGGCTGGAACACGTCGATCCGCTGCGGGTGGCCACGCGCACCGTGAGCGGCCTCTACGACGGCGCCACCACCCGCGAGCTCGACCAGCTCTCGATCCAGACCGCGGCGGCGCTCACCGCCGAGGAGCCTGGGTACGCGCGCCTCGCTGCGCGGCTCCTCTCCGTCTTCGTCGAGGAGGAGGTCCGGGGGCAGGGGATCGAGAGCTTCTCCGCGTCGATCGCCCATGGCCACGAGCTCGGGCTCGTGGCGCCGCGCCTCGCCCGCCTGGTGGCGGCGCACGCGGAAGCGCTCGACGCGGCGATCGATCCGGCGCGGGATCGCCACTTCGAATATTTCGGCCTGCGCACCCTCGCCGATCGCTACCTCCTTCGCCATCCGCACAGCCGCGCGGTGATCGAGACGCCGCAGCAATTCTTCCTCCGCGTGGCGGTGGCGGTGAGCGACAGCATCGAGGAGGCGATCCGGCTCTACGGGCTCTTCTCCCGGCTCGAATACCTGCCGAGCTCGCCCACGCTCTTCAACGCGGGGACGAGCCACGAGCAGCTCTCCTCGTGCTTTCTCCTCGATTCGCCCGACGACAGCCTCGAGGCGATCTACGCGCGCTACCGCGACATCGCTCTGCTCTCGAAGTTCTCCGGCGGCATCGGCGTCGCCTGGCACCGCGTGCGCTCCGCGGGATCGCTGATCCGCTCCACCAACGGCCACTCCAACGGCATCGTCCCCTGGCTCAAGACCCTCGACGCGTCGGTGGCGGCGGTGAACCAGGGCGGCAAGCGCAAGGGCGCCGCGTGTGTCTACCTCGAGCCCTGGCATGCAGACGTGGAGGATTTCCTCGAGCTCCGCGACAACACCGGGGACGGAGGGCGGCGGGCCCATCATCTCAACCTCGCCAACTGGATCCCCGATCTCTTCATGCGGCGGGTCGAGGCGGGTGGGCGGTGGTCGCTCTTCGATCCCGCCACCGTGCCCACGCTGCCGGACCTTTGGGGCGAGGCCTTCGACCGCGCCTACGAGGCGGCGGAGGAGGCGGGGCTCGCGGTGCGCACCGTCGATGCACGGGAGCTCTTCGGCAGGATGATGCGGACGCTGGCGCAGACCGGGAACGGCTGGATGACGTTCAAGGATCCGTGCAACGCGCGCTGCAACCAGGTGGGCGAGGGGCGGACGGTGCACCTCTCCAACCTCTGCACCGAGATCGTCGAGGTCACCGGCGGCGGGGAGGTGGCGGTCTGCAACCTGGGGTCCGTCAACCTCGGCCGGTTCGTGGCGGGGGGTGCCTTCGACTTCGCGCGGCTCGAGGAGACGGTGCAGGTGGCGGTGCGCCAGCTCGACAACGTGATCGATCGCAACCTCTATCCGGTCCCCGAGGCGGCGCGATCGAACCAGCGCTGGCGTCCGGTGGGGCTGGGGGTGATGGGGCTGCAGGACGTCTTCTTCCAGCTCGGCCTGCCCTTCGACGGGCCCGAGGCCCGGGCGCTGTCGCGGCGGATCGCCGAGTCGATCTACCTGGCGGCGCTCTCCGCCTCCTGCGATCTGGCGGCGGAGCGCGGCGCCCATCCGGCCTTCGGCGAGACCCGGGCTGCGGCGGGGCAGCTGCAATTCGATCTCTGGGGCGCGGAGGCGAGCGATCTGCGCTGGGCGGGGGTGCGCGCGCGCATCGACGAACACGGCCTGCGCAACTCGCTGCTGGTGGCGATCGCGCCCACCGCGACGATCGCCTCGATCGCCGGTTGCTACGAATGCATCGAGCCGCAGGTCTCCAACCTCTTCAAGCGGGAGACCCTCTCCGGCGAGTTCCTCGTGATCAACCGCTACCTGGTCGAGGAGCTGCGCGGGCGCGGGCTCTGGACCGAGGCGGTCCGCAACCGGATCAAGCTGGCGGAAGGATCGGTGCAGGGGATCGAGGAGATCCCCGCGGCGGTGCGCGCTGTCTACCGCACCGCCTGGGAGCTGCCGATGCGATCCCTCATCGACATGGCGGCGGAGCGCGGCCCCTTCGTCGACCAGAGCCAGTCGCTCAACCTCTTCGTCGAGAGCCCGAGCATCGGCGTGCTCTCCTCGATGTACCTCTACGCCTGGAAGCGGGGTTTGAAGACCACCTACTACCTGCGCTCGCGACCGGCGACGCGGATCGCCAAGGCGACCGTGGCGCCAGCTGCTGCGGCTTCTGCGGTGGCGTGCTCCCTCGAGAACCCCGAGAGCTGCGAGGCCTGCCAGTGA
- the lspA gene encoding signal peptidase II, with product MKRSMLVLGAAIFLVTTVLDWVTKIWAEASLAADPIHVMPGFASLRLAYNRGVAFSAFEDLPHWVLGVGAVVLLGFVVWGLRAIAEKPVGMIALSLVVAGGLNNAVDRLLDGKVTDMISVWKWPVFNIADTAITIGVALLFFATKKEKAPAGAPVEPPAPAA from the coding sequence GTGAAGCGTTCGATGCTCGTTCTGGGGGCGGCCATTTTCCTGGTCACCACGGTTCTCGACTGGGTGACGAAGATCTGGGCGGAGGCGAGCCTCGCCGCCGATCCGATCCACGTGATGCCCGGCTTCGCCAGCTTGCGCCTGGCGTACAACCGCGGCGTCGCCTTCTCGGCGTTCGAGGACCTGCCCCATTGGGTGCTCGGGGTCGGCGCGGTGGTCCTGCTCGGCTTCGTGGTCTGGGGCCTGCGGGCCATCGCCGAGAAGCCGGTGGGGATGATCGCGCTCTCGCTGGTGGTGGCGGGCGGGCTGAACAACGCCGTCGACCGCCTCCTCGACGGCAAGGTCACCGACATGATCTCGGTGTGGAAGTGGCCGGTCTTCAACATCGCCGATACGGCGATCACCATCGGCGTCGCGCTGCTCTTCTTCGCCACGAAGAAGGAGAAGGCGCCTGCTGGAGCGCCCGTGGAGCCGCCCGCGCCGGCGGCGTAG